One genomic window of Betaproteobacteria bacterium includes the following:
- a CDS encoding peroxiredoxin, whose product MSLRIGDTAPDFTANTTQGSIRFHDWIGDTWAILFSHPKDFTPVCTTELGYMAKLKPDFDRRNTKLIGLSVDPVENHAKWAKDIEETQGHAPNYPLIGDPDLSVAKLYDMLPAGAGTTSEGRTATDNLTVRSVFIIGPDKKIKAMLTYPMTSGRNFDEVLRLLDSIQLTAKHKVATPVNWKPGEDVIIAGSVSDDEAKQRYPEGWKAPKPYLRIVPPPK is encoded by the coding sequence ATGTCACTGCGCATCGGCGACACCGCACCCGATTTCACCGCCAACACCACCCAGGGCTCGATCCGCTTTCATGACTGGATCGGCGACACGTGGGCAATCCTCTTCTCGCATCCCAAGGACTTCACGCCCGTCTGCACGACCGAACTCGGCTACATGGCGAAACTCAAGCCCGACTTCGACCGCCGCAACACGAAGTTGATCGGGCTCAGCGTGGATCCCGTCGAAAACCACGCCAAGTGGGCCAAGGACATCGAGGAAACCCAGGGGCATGCTCCCAACTACCCCCTGATCGGTGACCCGGATCTGAGTGTGGCCAAGCTCTACGACATGCTCCCGGCCGGCGCGGGTACGACGTCCGAGGGGCGTACGGCGACCGACAACCTGACCGTGCGCTCGGTCTTCATCATCGGTCCGGACAAGAAGATCAAGGCGATGCTCACTTATCCGATGACGAGCGGCCGCAATTTCGACGAGGTCCTGCGCCTGCTCGACTCGATCCAGCTCACCGCGAAGCACAAGGTCGCCACCCCCGTGAACTGGAAGCCCGGAGAGGATGTGATCATCGCCGGATCGGTCTCCGACGACGAAGCGAAGCAGCGTTACCCCGAGGGCTGGAAGGCGCCGAAGCCCTATCTGCGCATCGTGCCGCCGCCGAAGTAA
- a CDS encoding pyruvate kinase yields MLERKRFTEEEITRGLLVERATRGVEQLRRAALAAEEEFGYELGLTAPELRESAYNLIHYLAVRRHDVRPLQDDLSRLGLSSLGRMEAHVLASLNAVLAALYALRGQPVRQEVPATLPINFDTGDAVLAEHANAVLGAGSEGGGTRIMVTMPSEAADDPDLIRDLLAGGMQVARINCAHDSPAVWQRMLEHLRRAERETGHTCRVSFDLAGPKLRTGNIEPGPEVAKWRPERDRLGKVVEPARVRFVAHVDDSEQDEPGIPVEGDIVAEARPGDVIELTDTRDRERSLQVVASRRHECTCETEFTAYVVPGTPLKLVRKGKTVAKGAIGALPPAPQWIALRQGDLLDVVRGDAPGRDAVLDDEGSVLEPATVSCSLPEVFCSVRVGERILFDDGKIGGVIRAASEDRLRVEVASAAGGIAKLRGEKGINLPDSILQLPALTAKDIEDLAFVAQHADLVALSFVQRPEDIEALHAELARLEAPRLGVVLKIETQAAFNRLPSLLLTAMRRPPVAVMVARGDLGVEVGFERLSEVQEEILWLCEAAHVPVIWATQVLESLAKGGLPSRAEVTDAAMASRAECVMLNKGPYIRETLRFLTDVLQRMQSHQQKKTARLRKLQVSDAAQFRAKHDDAQEPSAAPER; encoded by the coding sequence ATGCTCGAGCGGAAACGCTTCACGGAAGAAGAGATCACACGCGGGCTGCTCGTCGAGCGTGCCACGCGGGGGGTCGAGCAGTTGCGCCGTGCCGCGCTCGCGGCCGAGGAAGAGTTCGGTTACGAGCTTGGCCTGACCGCCCCGGAACTGCGCGAGAGCGCGTACAACCTCATCCATTACCTCGCGGTGCGCCGGCACGACGTGCGCCCGCTGCAGGACGATCTGAGCCGTCTGGGCTTGAGCTCGCTCGGGCGCATGGAGGCGCACGTGCTGGCCTCGCTCAACGCCGTGCTGGCGGCCCTCTACGCGCTGCGCGGTCAGCCCGTCCGGCAGGAGGTCCCGGCGACGCTGCCAATCAACTTCGACACCGGTGATGCGGTTCTTGCCGAGCACGCCAACGCCGTCCTCGGTGCGGGTAGCGAAGGCGGCGGCACGCGCATCATGGTCACGATGCCGAGCGAGGCGGCCGACGACCCGGATCTGATCCGCGATCTTCTGGCGGGCGGCATGCAGGTGGCGCGCATCAATTGCGCCCACGATTCGCCCGCGGTCTGGCAGCGCATGCTGGAGCACCTGCGCCGTGCCGAGCGTGAGACGGGCCACACCTGCCGCGTCTCCTTCGACCTGGCGGGCCCCAAGCTGCGCACCGGCAACATCGAGCCAGGGCCGGAGGTCGCGAAATGGCGACCCGAGCGGGACCGTCTGGGCAAGGTCGTCGAGCCCGCGCGCGTGCGCTTCGTCGCCCACGTCGACGATTCCGAACAGGATGAACCGGGCATTCCCGTGGAAGGTGACATCGTCGCAGAAGCCAGGCCCGGCGACGTGATCGAACTCACCGACACGCGCGACCGGGAGCGCTCGCTCCAAGTGGTGGCGTCGAGAAGGCACGAGTGCACTTGCGAGACGGAGTTCACGGCATACGTCGTGCCGGGTACGCCGCTCAAGCTCGTGCGCAAGGGGAAGACGGTGGCCAAAGGCGCAATCGGCGCGCTACCCCCCGCACCCCAGTGGATCGCGCTCCGCCAGGGGGATCTGCTGGACGTGGTGCGCGGCGACGCGCCCGGCCGCGACGCCGTGCTCGACGACGAAGGCAGCGTTCTTGAACCGGCGACCGTGAGCTGCTCGCTGCCCGAGGTGTTCTGCAGCGTGCGGGTGGGCGAGCGCATCCTCTTCGACGATGGCAAGATCGGCGGCGTCATTCGCGCGGCCAGCGAGGACCGGCTCCGCGTCGAAGTGGCGAGCGCCGCGGGAGGCATCGCCAAACTGCGCGGCGAGAAGGGCATCAACCTGCCGGATTCGATCCTGCAACTGCCTGCGCTCACCGCGAAGGACATCGAGGATCTCGCCTTCGTCGCGCAGCATGCCGACCTGGTCGCCCTCTCCTTCGTGCAGCGTCCCGAGGACATCGAGGCCTTGCACGCGGAGCTTGCACGACTCGAGGCGCCGCGACTCGGGGTCGTGCTCAAGATCGAAACGCAGGCCGCATTCAATCGCCTGCCGTCCCTCCTGCTGACAGCGATGCGACGGCCGCCGGTGGCGGTCATGGTGGCGCGCGGGGATCTCGGCGTGGAAGTCGGATTCGAGCGGCTGTCGGAGGTGCAGGAAGAGATCCTGTGGCTGTGCGAGGCGGCGCATGTGCCCGTCATCTGGGCCACCCAGGTGCTCGAGTCGCTGGCGAAAGGCGGGCTGCCGTCGCGGGCAGAAGTCACCGACGCCGCCATGGCGAGCCGCGCCGAATGCGTGATGCTCAACAAGGGCCCCTACATCCGCGAGACGCTGCGCTTTCTCACCGACGTGCTGCAGCGCATGCAATCGCACCAGCAGAAGAAGACCGCGCGGCTGCGCAAGCTGCAGGTATCCGACGCGGCACAGTTCAGGGCGAAACACGACGACGCGCAGGAGCCGTCCGCCGCCCCAGAGCGCTGA
- a CDS encoding aldo/keto reductase, with translation MNYRHLGRCGLQLSEISFGSWVTYANQVDTRGATELMAAAFDAGINFFDNAEVYANGRSEEIMGAVLKTLRWPRMKFVVSTKLYWGLGDGPNEKNTLNRKYLLHAIDGSLARLQLDHVDIVFCHRADPNTPLEETVWAMHDIIERGKAVYWGTSEWSAEAISAAWKIADRHHLHKPVTEQAQYNLLHRHRVESEYAPLYADIGLGLTTWSPLASGLLSGKYRRGIPAGSRATLASYAFLRDGLTDPDRNRAVGELDAIARDLNCPLAALAIAWCLKQGAVSSVILGATRLAQLTENIKAVEVGPKLTPEVLQRIDSVVGALTD, from the coding sequence ATGAACTACCGACACCTCGGCCGCTGTGGTCTGCAACTGAGCGAGATCTCCTTCGGCTCCTGGGTCACCTACGCCAATCAGGTCGATACCCGCGGCGCGACCGAACTCATGGCGGCCGCCTTCGACGCCGGCATCAACTTCTTCGACAACGCCGAGGTGTATGCCAATGGCCGCAGCGAAGAGATCATGGGGGCAGTGCTGAAAACGTTGCGCTGGCCGCGCATGAAATTCGTGGTCTCGACCAAACTCTACTGGGGTCTGGGCGATGGTCCCAACGAGAAGAACACCCTCAACCGCAAGTATCTGCTGCACGCGATCGATGGCTCTCTGGCGCGGCTGCAGCTCGACCACGTCGACATCGTTTTCTGTCATCGCGCCGACCCGAACACGCCTCTGGAGGAGACGGTCTGGGCGATGCACGACATCATAGAGCGAGGCAAGGCAGTCTACTGGGGAACCAGTGAGTGGTCCGCGGAGGCGATCAGCGCCGCGTGGAAGATCGCCGACCGCCATCATCTGCACAAGCCCGTGACCGAGCAGGCGCAGTACAACCTTCTGCACCGTCACCGCGTGGAGTCCGAGTACGCGCCGCTTTATGCGGACATCGGTCTCGGCCTCACCACCTGGAGTCCCCTCGCGTCCGGTCTTCTCAGCGGCAAGTACCGTCGCGGAATTCCCGCGGGATCGCGCGCCACCCTGGCGAGTTACGCATTCCTCCGCGACGGTCTTACCGACCCGGATCGAAACCGGGCGGTGGGCGAGCTCGACGCCATCGCGCGCGATCTCAACTGCCCGCTGGCAGCGCTGGCGATCGCATGGTGTTTGAAGCAGGGGGCCGTCAGCAGCGTCATCCTGGGCGCCACGCGCTTGGCGCAACTCACCGAGAACATCAAGGCCGTCGAAGTGGGGCCGAAGCTCACGCCCGAAGTCCTGCAGCGCATCGATTCAGTCGTCGGCGCGCTCACCGACTAG
- a CDS encoding CDP-archaeol synthase yields the protein MDHVLLLRVMMLLGIANGAPIIATRIFGERFSAPLDGGLLLRDGAPLFGDSKTIRGVVASIGCSALFAPLLGFDWMLGAAFAAVSLAGDLLSSFLKRRRRLEPHAEAFGVDQIPEALLPLVVFRTQLGLAPLEILVLVVAFVALACLLSQLLFRLNIRDRPY from the coding sequence ATGGACCATGTGCTGTTGCTGCGGGTGATGATGCTTCTCGGCATCGCCAACGGGGCACCGATCATCGCAACCAGGATATTCGGCGAGCGCTTCAGCGCACCGCTCGACGGCGGGCTGCTGCTGCGCGACGGCGCACCGCTCTTCGGCGATTCGAAGACGATTCGCGGTGTCGTGGCGTCGATTGGCTGCAGCGCGTTGTTTGCCCCGCTGCTGGGCTTCGACTGGATGCTGGGCGCCGCGTTTGCTGCCGTCTCGCTCGCCGGCGATCTCCTGTCGAGTTTTCTCAAGCGCCGCCGCAGGCTGGAGCCGCATGCCGAGGCGTTCGGCGTCGATCAGATTCCCGAAGCGCTGCTGCCGCTCGTAGTGTTCAGGACGCAACTCGGGCTTGCACCTCTGGAAATCCTGGTCCTGGTGGTGGCGTTCGTCGCACTGGCGTGCCTGCTGTCGCAACTTCTCTTCCGGCTCAACATCCGCGACCGCCCTTACTGA
- a CDS encoding PD40 domain-containing protein — translation MATIIGTPRNDLLLGTPADDLIFGLSGDDALVGQSGADVLDGGLGADYLRGGAGNDTYRVDALGDRVVETADALSMVRVSAAASGVQANDTSFDPVISASGRFIAFGSLASNLAFGETNVVQDVFVKDLLSGAVLRASTDANGVQGNNTSFGPSISADGRYVAFLSNATNLVADDRSVVADVFVKDMVTGAVVRASVSDRGVEANDSSLDAAISGDGHFVAFTSLASNLVVGDRNVATDVFVKDLHSGAIVIASSDSRGVSSIGGSSDATISADGSVVAFSSNASDLVPG, via the coding sequence ATGGCGACGATCATCGGCACTCCCCGTAACGATCTCCTCCTCGGCACACCTGCCGACGATCTCATCTTTGGCCTGTCGGGCGACGATGCCCTGGTCGGGCAGAGCGGCGCCGACGTCCTCGACGGCGGCCTGGGTGCCGACTACCTGCGCGGTGGTGCCGGCAACGATACCTATCGCGTCGATGCGCTCGGCGATCGCGTCGTGGAGACCGCGGATGCCTTGTCCATGGTCCGGGTTTCGGCCGCCGCCAGTGGTGTTCAGGCCAACGACACGAGCTTCGATCCGGTCATCTCGGCAAGCGGGCGCTTCATCGCGTTCGGCAGTCTCGCCTCGAATCTCGCCTTTGGCGAGACGAACGTCGTTCAGGACGTTTTCGTGAAGGATCTGCTGTCCGGCGCGGTCTTGCGTGCGTCCACCGACGCGAACGGCGTGCAGGGCAACAACACGAGCTTCGGGCCTTCGATCAGCGCGGACGGACGCTACGTCGCCTTTCTCAGCAATGCCACGAATCTCGTGGCGGATGATCGCAGCGTGGTCGCGGACGTGTTCGTGAAGGACATGGTCACCGGAGCGGTGGTGCGTGCTTCGGTCAGCGATCGCGGCGTCGAGGCGAACGACAGCAGCCTGGACGCTGCGATCTCCGGCGATGGCCACTTCGTCGCTTTCACCAGTCTCGCGTCGAATCTCGTCGTCGGTGACCGCAACGTCGCGACGGACGTCTTCGTCAAGGATCTGCACAGCGGTGCCATCGTGATCGCGTCGTCCGACAGCCGCGGCGTGTCCTCGATCGGCGGAAGTTCCGATGCAACCATCTCCGCCGACGGCAGCGTCGTCGCGTTCAGCAGCAATGCTTCGGATCTCGTCCCGGG
- a CDS encoding ceramidase domain-containing protein yields the protein MIDFIDTYCERTAPGLWSEPLNAVTNLGFILAAVMALRLWRRQPHLTWRNSWDLLLLITLLFAIGIGSALWHTFASPWAMSADTLPILLFINVYLLSFLVRLAGLRWLGTFAFFMLFHLANRAMAMLFTRDFLNGSIFYGPAWATLLILASVLAARRHRAARGVAIAAAVFTVSLAFRTIDKMICPVFPLGTHLLWHACNAAVLYLLVAALIRGATPRGRASAPF from the coding sequence ATGATCGACTTCATCGACACGTACTGCGAGAGGACCGCGCCCGGATTGTGGAGCGAGCCGCTCAACGCCGTCACGAACCTGGGCTTCATCCTTGCCGCAGTCATGGCGCTGCGACTCTGGCGCCGGCAGCCGCACCTCACCTGGCGCAACAGCTGGGACTTGCTGCTTCTCATCACGCTGCTTTTCGCCATCGGCATCGGCAGCGCACTGTGGCACACGTTCGCAAGTCCCTGGGCAATGTCGGCCGATACGTTGCCGATTCTCCTCTTCATCAACGTCTACCTCCTCTCCTTTCTCGTGCGGCTCGCGGGCCTTCGCTGGCTCGGGACGTTTGCGTTCTTCATGCTGTTTCATCTTGCGAACCGCGCGATGGCGATGCTGTTCACACGCGACTTCCTGAACGGATCGATCTTCTATGGACCGGCGTGGGCGACATTGCTGATCCTGGCCTCGGTGCTTGCCGCGCGCAGGCACCGCGCCGCCCGTGGGGTGGCGATTGCGGCTGCCGTGTTCACCGTGTCACTGGCCTTTCGCACGATAGACAAGATGATCTGCCCGGTCTTCCCGCTCGGTACGCATCTCCTCTGGCACGCCTGCAATGCGGCAGTACTCTATCTGCTCGTCGCAGCACTGATCCGCGGGGCTACTCCGAGGGGTCGCGCGTCCGCGCCTTTCTGA
- a CDS encoding EAL domain-containing protein: MTCTVSSLPVAARGWSTREWTTRTTAPTAKDSDARFRALVQNSADIITIHDADGITTFEAPAASRVLGRAPGALIGHSPFESIHPRDRARVRKAFDLVVHGRTHTAPIEFRYRHANGSWIWLEAVGNNLLDYPHVRGVVLTSRDITRRKAAERRIEHLAHHDFLTDLPNRSLLRDRLEVALGQARREGRLVGALFIDLDRLKVVNDTLGHEAGDQLLREAARRLTGTMREGDTVARLGGDEFMVVLPNMADSRGAAAVARKILDGLARPMELKGQEVFMSASIGISLFPTDAADSESLIRNADAAMYSAKRNGGDNYQFYTSDLNVQVQERLVIEQGLRVAEQRNELHLLYQPKVDLATGAIIGVEALLRWHHPTLGSISPERFIPVAEETGLIVPIGEWVLRRACMQVRAWREAGIELPIAVNLSACQFRQRNLAQTIHRILSETGVPPQFIEIEITESDVMENAESAIATLVELKSRGISISIDDFGTGYSSLSYLKRFPLDVLKIDRSFVRDIAVDSDDAAIVEAIIALARSLEIKVVAEGVETPDQMAFLNRSGCNFAQGYLFSPPVEAERVAALLAQR; the protein is encoded by the coding sequence ATGACCTGCACCGTTTCGAGTCTACCCGTCGCCGCGAGAGGATGGTCCACTCGCGAGTGGACGACGCGCACGACTGCCCCCACCGCGAAGGATTCAGACGCCCGCTTCAGGGCTCTGGTCCAGAATTCCGCCGATATCATCACGATTCACGACGCGGACGGAATCACCACGTTCGAAGCGCCCGCGGCGTCGCGCGTTCTCGGACGTGCGCCGGGAGCACTCATCGGTCATAGCCCGTTCGAATCGATTCACCCGCGCGATCGGGCGCGCGTGCGCAAAGCCTTCGACCTCGTCGTGCACGGCAGGACGCACACCGCGCCGATCGAGTTTCGCTACCGCCACGCGAACGGTTCGTGGATCTGGCTCGAGGCGGTGGGAAACAACCTGCTGGACTATCCGCACGTGCGCGGAGTGGTCCTGACTTCGCGCGACATCACGCGGCGCAAGGCGGCCGAGCGCCGGATCGAACATCTCGCCCACCACGATTTTCTCACCGACCTGCCGAACCGGTCGCTCCTGCGTGACCGGCTCGAGGTGGCGCTGGGACAGGCGCGTCGGGAGGGACGGCTGGTTGGCGCACTGTTCATCGATCTCGACCGCCTCAAGGTCGTCAACGATACCCTCGGCCACGAGGCGGGTGATCAACTTCTTCGTGAAGCCGCCCGCCGCCTGACGGGCACCATGCGCGAAGGTGATACGGTCGCTCGACTGGGCGGCGACGAGTTCATGGTCGTCCTGCCCAATATGGCGGATTCACGCGGTGCTGCGGCGGTCGCCCGGAAGATCCTCGATGGCCTCGCCCGACCGATGGAACTCAAGGGACAGGAAGTATTCATGTCTGCGAGCATCGGCATCAGCCTGTTTCCGACGGATGCAGCAGACTCCGAATCGCTGATTCGCAACGCCGATGCCGCCATGTACAGCGCAAAGCGCAATGGCGGCGACAACTACCAGTTCTATACGTCGGACCTCAACGTTCAGGTCCAGGAGCGACTCGTCATCGAGCAGGGTCTGCGGGTCGCCGAACAGCGCAACGAACTGCATCTGCTCTACCAGCCCAAAGTCGACCTTGCCACCGGGGCGATCATCGGCGTCGAGGCCCTGCTGCGCTGGCACCATCCCACTCTGGGGTCCATCTCCCCCGAACGTTTCATTCCCGTCGCGGAGGAAACCGGCCTCATCGTCCCGATCGGCGAGTGGGTGTTGCGTCGCGCCTGCATGCAGGTTCGCGCGTGGCGCGAAGCCGGGATAGAACTGCCGATTGCGGTGAACCTGTCCGCGTGCCAGTTTCGCCAGCGCAATCTGGCGCAGACGATCCATCGCATCCTCTCCGAGACGGGTGTGCCGCCGCAGTTCATCGAGATCGAGATCACGGAGAGCGACGTCATGGAGAACGCGGAAAGTGCGATCGCCACGCTCGTCGAACTCAAGTCGCGCGGCATCAGCATCTCCATCGACGACTTCGGCACCGGCTATTCGAGCCTGAGCTATCTCAAACGCTTCCCGCTCGACGTGCTGAAGATCGACCGCTCCTTCGTGCGCGACATCGCGGTCGATAGCGACGACGCGGCCATCGTCGAGGCGATCATCGCGCTCGCGCGCAGTCTGGAGATCAAGGTGGTCGCCGAGGGTGTGGAAACGCCCGACCAGATGGCGTTTCTCAACCGCTCGGGCTGCAACTTCGCGCAGGGATACCTCTTCAGCCCCCCGGTCGAGGCCGAGCGCGTCGCCGCCCTTCTTGCGCAGCGATAG
- a CDS encoding peptide chain release factor 3 produces MNDLSSHASLAREVARRRTFAIISHPDAGKTTLTEKLLLFGGAIQMAGTVKSRKSARHATSDWMEVEKQRGISVTSSVMQFEYDDHTINLLDTPGHEDFSEDTYRVLTAVDAAVMVIDAAKGVEAQTIKLLDVCRLRATPIITFVNKLDREVREPLALLEEIESVLKIDCAPVSWPIGMGKTFRGVFDLQRDRVVRFTPGEERVREDTEVIEAIDNPRLDALFPGEVGALRHDVDLIRSASQPFDLDAFLAGRQTPVFFGSGINNFGVREILRALLDWAPSPQPRDGGSRMVHVDESPFAGFVFKIQANMDPKHRDRIAFFRVCSGRYQPGMKVRHLRTGREMKLANALTFMANERVASSEAVAGDILGIHNHGQLQIGDTLSEGEALAFKGIPHFAPDLFRVARPRDPFKAKQLQKGLQELGEEGAVQVFASAVGNSLLLGAVGPLQFEIVAQRLAAEYKVDAIYDPANISTARWLTFPDETTRRNFEREQAAAMAADVDGNPVFLAANKYNLQITMQRWPKVGFHATREHGERLASD; encoded by the coding sequence ATGAACGACCTTTCCAGTCACGCCTCGCTCGCCCGCGAGGTGGCGCGTCGGCGTACCTTCGCCATCATCTCTCACCCCGACGCAGGCAAGACGACGCTGACGGAGAAGCTGCTGCTCTTCGGCGGTGCCATCCAGATGGCGGGCACCGTCAAGTCCCGCAAGAGTGCGCGCCACGCGACCTCGGACTGGATGGAGGTCGAGAAGCAGCGCGGCATCTCGGTCACCAGTTCGGTCATGCAGTTCGAGTACGACGACCATACGATCAATCTGCTCGACACGCCGGGACACGAGGATTTCTCGGAGGATACCTACCGTGTGCTGACGGCGGTCGATGCCGCGGTCATGGTGATCGACGCGGCGAAGGGGGTGGAAGCGCAGACGATCAAGCTGCTCGACGTGTGCCGCCTGCGCGCGACGCCGATCATCACCTTCGTGAACAAGCTGGACCGGGAGGTGCGCGAGCCGCTTGCGCTGCTCGAAGAGATCGAGTCCGTGCTCAAGATAGACTGCGCACCCGTGAGCTGGCCGATCGGCATGGGCAAGACCTTCCGCGGCGTGTTCGATCTGCAGCGCGATCGTGTGGTGCGCTTCACCCCGGGCGAAGAGCGTGTGCGCGAGGACACCGAGGTGATCGAAGCGATCGACAATCCGCGACTCGATGCGCTGTTTCCGGGTGAAGTCGGCGCTCTGCGCCACGATGTCGACCTGATCCGCAGCGCGAGCCAACCGTTCGACCTCGACGCATTTCTGGCGGGCCGCCAGACGCCCGTGTTCTTCGGTTCCGGAATCAACAACTTCGGCGTGCGCGAGATCCTGCGCGCGCTGCTGGACTGGGCGCCCTCACCGCAGCCGCGCGACGGTGGGAGCCGCATGGTCCACGTGGACGAAAGCCCGTTCGCGGGTTTCGTGTTCAAGATTCAGGCGAACATGGATCCGAAGCATCGCGATCGCATCGCCTTCTTTCGCGTCTGCTCCGGCCGCTACCAACCGGGAATGAAGGTGCGTCACCTGCGGACCGGGCGTGAGATGAAGCTCGCCAACGCGCTCACCTTCATGGCGAACGAGCGTGTCGCGAGCTCGGAGGCGGTGGCGGGCGACATCCTCGGTATTCACAATCATGGACAACTGCAGATCGGTGACACCTTGAGCGAAGGGGAGGCGCTCGCGTTCAAGGGCATTCCGCACTTCGCACCGGACCTCTTCCGCGTTGCGCGCCCGCGCGACCCATTCAAGGCGAAGCAGCTGCAGAAGGGTCTGCAGGAATTGGGAGAAGAGGGTGCGGTGCAGGTGTTCGCATCGGCGGTGGGTAACTCGCTGCTGCTCGGTGCAGTGGGCCCGCTGCAGTTCGAGATCGTGGCGCAGCGCCTCGCCGCGGAATACAAGGTCGACGCGATCTACGATCCGGCCAACATCTCGACCGCACGCTGGCTGACTTTTCCGGACGAGACGACGCGGCGAAACTTCGAACGAGAGCAGGCGGCGGCGATGGCTGCCGATGTCGACGGCAATCCGGTGTTCCTTGCCGCGAACAAGTACAACCTGCAGATCACCATGCAGCGCTGGCCGAAGGTCGGCTTTCATGCCACACGCGAGCACGGCGAGCGGCTCGCGTCGGATTGA
- a CDS encoding metallophosphoesterase, translating into MKSPEINANEQAVLTALEARLGHLHVQQRLGLERDHEAQVFRSGTHFFHLENWYSMHGLIRGSLRLVGLHARGRRNALTIQVRRHDVALSGLPSAFDGFTVLHLSDLHIDSSDEFAEALVQCVQPLHYDLCVLTGDYRTRTFGPFARTLAGLAKLRSALKGNAYAVLGNHDTLRLVPEMEAMGYRLLLNEWKRLSAGGDAIYLSGIDDAHYYRVENFHRAAHDIPRGAVSILLSHTPEVFRHAAHAGYDLMLCGHTHGGQICLPGGVPLLTDADSPRRIARGPWRHHGMIGYTSVGAGTSIVDVRLNCAPEITLHRLCCAARAQ; encoded by the coding sequence ATGAAGTCACCGGAGATCAATGCCAACGAGCAGGCCGTGCTCACGGCGCTCGAGGCGCGGCTCGGTCATCTGCACGTGCAGCAGCGCCTGGGGCTCGAGCGCGATCACGAAGCGCAGGTCTTCCGCAGCGGCACCCACTTCTTCCATCTCGAGAACTGGTACTCGATGCATGGCCTCATTCGCGGCAGTCTGCGTCTGGTCGGCTTGCACGCACGCGGACGACGCAACGCACTGACCATTCAGGTCCGTCGGCACGACGTAGCGCTTTCCGGTTTGCCGTCGGCGTTCGACGGCTTCACCGTGCTGCATCTTTCCGATCTGCACATAGACTCGAGCGATGAATTCGCGGAAGCGCTCGTGCAGTGCGTGCAACCGCTCCACTATGACCTTTGCGTACTTACCGGGGACTACCGCACACGCACCTTCGGGCCCTTCGCGCGCACGCTCGCGGGGCTCGCGAAACTCCGCAGCGCACTCAAGGGCAACGCCTACGCGGTGCTCGGCAACCACGACACGCTGCGACTCGTTCCGGAAATGGAAGCCATGGGCTACCGGCTGCTGCTCAACGAGTGGAAGAGGCTCTCGGCCGGGGGCGATGCGATCTACCTCTCCGGCATCGACGACGCGCACTATTATCGCGTGGAGAATTTCCACCGGGCGGCGCACGACATTCCGCGTGGAGCCGTTTCGATCCTCCTGTCGCATACTCCAGAGGTGTTCCGTCACGCCGCGCACGCGGGCTACGATCTCATGCTCTGCGGACATACGCACGGCGGACAGATCTGCCTGCCTGGCGGCGTGCCGCTGCTCACCGACGCCGACAGTCCCCGCCGCATCGCGCGTGGCCCCTGGCGCCATCACGGAATGATCGGCTACACGTCGGTGGGCGCCGGGACCAGCATCGTGGACGTGCGCCTCAACTGCGCACCGGAGATCACGCTGCACCGCCTGTGTTGCGCCGCCCGCGCTCAGTAA